Sequence from the Persephonella sp. genome:
CTATGTAGTCAATGTATTTAGATTCTCTTGGAGACCTGCTGTCCATCACAACCATTCTGTAAACCGGATGTTTTTTCCTTCCACCTCTTGAAAGTCTAATCCTTACCAAGTCTTCACTACCTCCTGTTTTTAAAATGGAAAATTAGGCATATTAAACGGAAGTTTCATTTTACCAGATTTTTTGATTTTTTTCATCATTTTTTTCATCTCTTTATACTGTTTTAAAAGTCTGTTAACATCCATTATGGTTGTTCCGCTTCCCCTTGCTATTCTTCTTTTTCTGCTTCCGTTGATAATATGAGGATTTGCCCTTTCTTCAGGGGTCATTGAGTTTATGATCGCCTCTATTTTTATAAACTGTTTTTCATCAACTTTCAGGTCTTTTATTTTTGAGCCGATACCGGGGATCATCTTAAGAACATTCTCAAGGGGTCCAAGATTTCTGATCATCTGGAGCTGTTCTTTTAGATCATCAAGTGTGAACTCTGCATTCATCACCCTTTTTGCCATCTGCTGGGCTTTTTCTTCATCTATGGCAGACTGCATCTTTTCCATCAATGTCTGTATGTCACCAAGACCTAAAATCCTCTGGGCTATTCTATCTGGGTGGAACTGGTCAAAATCTTCTATCTTTTCTCCAATTCCTATGAACTTTATCGGAACCCCCAGAACCTTCCTGACAGAAAGAGCTATACCGCCTTTTGCATCGCCATCTAATTTTGTTAGTATAACCCCCGTAAGACCGAGCCTTCTGTGGAACTCCTCAGCTGTGTTTATCGCATCTTGTCCCTGCATCGCATCTGCAACATAAAGCACCTCTGCAGGGTTTACCTTATGTTTGATTTGAACAAGCTCATCCATCAATTCCTGATCAATATGAAGCCTTCCAGCAGTATCAAGAATTATATGGGAAAGACCTGCTTCTTTTGCCTTTTGTATAACCTTTTCTGTAAGCTTTACAGCATCTTTCTCATTTTCATCTATAAAGCATGGAACATTTATAGTTTCTGCAAGTGTGCATAGTTGTCTGCCTGCAGCAGGTCTCCTGACATCTGTTGATACAAGACCAACAGCATAACCTTTTGATTTTAGCCATTTTGCAAGTTTACCTGCTGTTGTTGTTTTTCCTGTTCCCTGAAGACCGACAAGCATTATGACTGTTGGTGGCTTTTCAGATCTGTTTAAAGGGGCTTCTTCACCTAATATATTCAGCAGTTCGTCGTATATAAGCTTTATTACAGTCTCACCTGCATTCAGACCTTTTATTAATTCCTGACCTACAAGTTTTTGTTTTATGTCCTGTAAAAACTGTTTAACAACATCAATATTTACATCAGCCTCTATTAAAGCCCTTCTGATATCTTTAAGGGCTTCTTCAACAGTTTTCTCATCAAGCCTCTTTGCCCTTTTAAGCTTTTCTACAACACCGCTGAACTTTTCAGTCAGTAACTCAAACAACTTATACACCTCTTTTTTATTTGGTTTAAAATAAATATTATCACAAATGATCAGGAGTTATGGTGAATAAATATTATTTGGAAGTCTTAAAATTTCAAGGACTTTTCATAAATCTATCTGTTTTTTTATTTTTAATATTTCCAGCATTCGGGGGAGATACCGTGATTAAGAATATTCTGCCAAACGGAGTAACAATCTTATTCAAGCAGACTGAAGGAGAAGGGATAATAGCAGGTTCAATATTTATCAAAGGTGGATCTGTTGAAGACCCTGAAGGTAAAAAAGGCCTGACAAACCTTACCCTGTCCCTTCTTCTTAAAGGAAGCAAGAATTATTCTGCCTTTGAGATAAACAAAACTTTTGAAGACAGTGGAGGTTATATATCAACATCTGTTGGTGAGGAGTACTCAACGATAGAGTTTGCTCTGAGAACTCAGGATTTTGAAAAGGGTATGAAGGTTTTAAAAGATATGATATTCAATCCCTTATTTCCTGAAGACAAGCTAAAAATGGAGAAAAAAAATGTTATTGCCCAGATAAAGGCAAAAAAGGAAGAAGGTTTTTCTTATGCTTTTGATCAGCTGAGGAAAGAGATTTACAAAGGAACCCCTTATGAATACTCTCCTTTAGGTATAGAAAAAGATGTTAAATCTATAACAGTAGAAGATGTTAAAAAAAGATGGAGAGAACTGCTAAAGGGAGGTAGATTTGTTGTTTCATTTGTTGGGGATATGACTTTTAAAGATGCAGAAAAATATATAAAAGATGTTTTGTCAAAAATAAAAAGAGGATCATACGAACTCCCCAGTTTTACATATGATATAACAGGTAGAAAATGTAAAACCTTAAAAAGGGAAGGTGCCCAGTCAACTATACTGGTGGCTTATGATGCTCCAACAGCAAAAGAGAAAGGTTATTTCAGTATGAAGGTTTTAAACGGAATAATAGGAAGTGGCTTTACCTCAAGACTTTTTCAGGAACTGAGAGAAAAAAAAGGTCTTGCTTACGCTGTAGGATCATTTTTTCCAA
This genomic interval carries:
- the ffh gene encoding signal recognition particle protein, which produces MFELLTEKFSGVVEKLKRAKRLDEKTVEEALKDIRRALIEADVNIDVVKQFLQDIKQKLVGQELIKGLNAGETVIKLIYDELLNILGEEAPLNRSEKPPTVIMLVGLQGTGKTTTAGKLAKWLKSKGYAVGLVSTDVRRPAAGRQLCTLAETINVPCFIDENEKDAVKLTEKVIQKAKEAGLSHIILDTAGRLHIDQELMDELVQIKHKVNPAEVLYVADAMQGQDAINTAEEFHRRLGLTGVILTKLDGDAKGGIALSVRKVLGVPIKFIGIGEKIEDFDQFHPDRIAQRILGLGDIQTLMEKMQSAIDEEKAQQMAKRVMNAEFTLDDLKEQLQMIRNLGPLENVLKMIPGIGSKIKDLKVDEKQFIKIEAIINSMTPEERANPHIINGSRKRRIARGSGTTIMDVNRLLKQYKEMKKMMKKIKKSGKMKLPFNMPNFPF
- a CDS encoding pitrilysin family protein, coding for MIKNILPNGVTILFKQTEGEGIIAGSIFIKGGSVEDPEGKKGLTNLTLSLLLKGSKNYSAFEINKTFEDSGGYISTSVGEEYSTIEFALRTQDFEKGMKVLKDMIFNPLFPEDKLKMEKKNVIAQIKAKKEEGFSYAFDQLRKEIYKGTPYEYSPLGIEKDVKSITVEDVKKRWRELLKGGRFVVSFVGDMTFKDAEKYIKDVLSKIKRGSYELPSFTYDITGRKCKTLKREGAQSTILVAYDAPTAKEKGYFSMKVLNGIIGSGFTSRLFQELREKKGLAYAVGSFFPTRINMGRFIAYIGTAPEKTDESLKGIIDVVRSIEKGVKEEEIKISKEKIIGHFLLEHQTRAKQAWYLGWFETIGLGYQMDREYPNRINKVSKNDIFDVWKKHIPKGYRCVIVKP